A stretch of Nyctibius grandis isolate bNycGra1 chromosome 24, bNycGra1.pri, whole genome shotgun sequence DNA encodes these proteins:
- the ID3 gene encoding DNA-binding protein inhibitor ID-3 produces MKAMSPVRAVRSRYEAVCCISEQSLAIVRGNNDKSPALEEPMNLLYDMNDCYSKLRELVPGIPQGTKVSQVEILQRVIDYIFDLQIVLEEGAKSRDPSSEATLLSLKAAELASELCSNDERSLCH; encoded by the exons ATGAAAGCCATGAGCCCGGTCCGAGCCGTGCGGAGCCGGTACGAGGCGGTTTGTTGTATTTCGGAGCAAAGTTTGGCGATCGTGCGGGGGAACAACGACAAGAGCCCGGCCCTGGAGGAGCCCATGAATCTGCTGTACGATATGAACGATTGTTACTCGAAATTGCGGGAGCTGGTGCCGGGGATCCCGCAAGGCACCAAGGTGAGCCAGGTGGAGATCCTCCAGCGGGTCATCGACTACATCTTCGACCTCCAGATCGTGCTGGAGGAGGGGGCCAAGAGCCGCGACCCCTCCTCTGAGGCCACCCTGCTGTCCCTTAAG GCAGCCGAGCTCGCTTCCGAGCTCTGCTCCAACGACGAGAGAAGTTTGTGTCACTAA
- the LOC137673287 gene encoding peptide methionine sulfoxide reductase MsrA-like gives MAGVRVLPSPTEALPGRAQRTTVAATHAVTGTPTLPPFPAEMQTAIFGMGCFWGAEQLFWETPGVFSTQVGFAGGITPNPTYEEVRTGLTGHAEVVRVVFDPRKISYEELLKVFWENHDPTQGMRQQEDVGTQYRSVIYTLGPQQQAAALRSRAMYQQELRQRQRGDITTAIEPAGDFYYAEDRHQQYLHKVPGGYCGLKGTGVTCPTAP, from the exons ATGGCGGGTGTCAGggtgctccccagccccactgagGCTCTGCCGGGCAGAGCCCAGAGGACGACGGTGGCAG CCACCCACGCTGTCACCGGGACCCCCACGCTCCCGCCGTTCCCAGCGGAGATGCAGACGGCGATTTTCG gcatgGGGTGTTTCTGGGGCGCAGAGCAGCTCTTCTGGGAGACACCGGGGGTCTTCTCCACCCAGGTGGGCTTCGCAGGAGGCATCACCCCCAACCCCACCTACGAAGAAGTGCGCACAG GGCTGACGGGGCATGCCGAGGTGGTGAGGGTGGTCTTCGATCCGCGGAAGATCAGCTACGAGGAGCTTCTCAAAGTCTTCTGGGAGAACCACGACCCCACACAAG gcatgCGGCAGCAGGAGGACGTGGGCACCCAGTACCGCTCCGTCATCTACACACTGggcccccagcagcaggcagctgccctccGCAGCAGGGCCATGTACCAGCAG GAGCTGAGGCAGCGGCAGCGAGGGGACATCACCACTGCCATCGAGCCGGCCGGGGACTTCTACTACGCCGAGGACCGCCACCAGCAGTACCTGCACAAGGTGCCCGGCGGCTACTGTGGCCTGAAGGGCACCGGCGTCACCTGCCCCACCGCACCCTGA